A part of Tigriopus californicus strain San Diego chromosome 10, Tcal_SD_v2.1, whole genome shotgun sequence genomic DNA contains:
- the LOC131888766 gene encoding SPRY domain-containing protein 3-like has translation MNPGPGPALQTVTGEQVWAIIRQMQRRGGELREAFPAAPALPRLGGEGRGGAVGPPPPPFHLGRGAPEFPRVPLVVGNVGNAVGHALDGRAGFAHLADERPLTDVGPLSAEGGLPPRIAQSRGLDGDDALAGEEINGSDFRRRRKGAPWLPQHGSRSENVSDGTYLFRQVSVMVDDEDDARICNIQKDGHTLTYAPEQDARTGMAGLYIAPHPLGDLRSYFEVEIKGKSPQMSCMITVGLCSRNYPLDIQPGWTSESIAMCLGDGLLYRGRPRGTLYGPRCYPGDRVGCGIRRSNQGPNHFVQVYFTVNGKESAPAVGFQLPPGGLHPVVGLQNTGEQVQLHLFTGYSPEEDIMLVDGGDEEDWVRMHDIRITPGQMLEYVGRGKSLVDVGIAQAKTAISTRNHYFEIEIVDPGSHCYIAIGLAHKDYPKSRHPGWNKGSIAYHADDGKIFAGSGVGAPFGPKCYKGDVMGCGILFPKNYVCKSDSDEELEQQSGCKLDERPEGERRPIGPVTETVPLGIQDYANYYSIAGLVCDSGDDEEEEEDDERLNDQGLIQSGVQVEIYFTRNGTLVGRKTLRIPKGGFFPTIGMMSSNEKVRVDLKPLTG, from the exons ATGAATCCTGGGCCTGGGCCCGCCCTTCAGACAGTGACCGGTGAGCAGGTTTGGGCCATCATTCGCCAAATGCAACGCCGAGGCGGCGAACTTCGAGAGGCTTTCCCCGCCGCTCCGGCCTTACCTCGTTTGGGGGGCGAAGGACGCGGCGGGGCTGTGGGGCCACCGCCTCCGCCTTTTCACTTGGGCCGAGGAGCGCCTGAATTTCCGCGCGTGCCTCTCGTCGTGGGCAATGTGGGCAATGCGGTTGGCCACGCCCTGGATGGACGGGCTGGGTTTGCCCATCTAGCTGACGAACGCCCGTTGACGGACGTGGGCCCCCTCTCGGCTGAGGGCGGTCTCCCTCCACGTATCGCTCAGAGCCGAGGTCTCGACGGGGATGATGCTCTGGCTGGAGAAGAAATCAATGGATCCGATTTTCGTCGAAGGCGGAAGGGTGCGCCCTGGTTACCCCAGCACGGAAGTCGGTCTGAAAATGTGTCGGATGGCACTTATCTCTTTCGCCAAGTCTCCGTCATGGTGGATGACGAGGACGATGCGCGCATTTGTAACATTCAAAAGGATGGCCACACCCTTACCTACGCTCCCGAGCAAGATGCTAGAACGGGCATGGCGGGGCTCTACATTGCGCCCCACCCTTTAGGGGACTTACGGTCGTACTTTGAGGTAGAAATCAAAGGCAAAAGTCCTCAAATGTCGTGCATGATCACAGTGGGTCTTTGCTCGCGTAACTATCCCCTGGACATTCAGCCGGGCTGGACTTCCGAATCGATTGCCATGTGCCTCGGTGATGGGCTCCTTTACCGGGGACGGCCCCGCGGCACACTGTACGGACCCCGATGCTACCCAGGGGATCGAGTGGGCTGCGGGATTAGACGGAGCAATCAAGGGCCCAATCATTTCGTGCAGGTCTATTTCACCGTAAATGGCAAGGAGTCAGCACCCGCAGTCGGTTTCCAGTTGCCTCCCGGGGGTCTTCATCCTGTTGTTGGACTCCAAAATACCGGAGAGCAGGTCCAATTGCACTTATTTACCGGATATTCTCCTGAAGAAGACATCATGCTCGTGGATGGTGGCGATGAAGAAGACTGGGTAAGGATGCATGACATTCGCATCACACCCGGCCAAATGCTGGAGTATGTGGGTCGAGGAAAATCATTGGTTGATGTGGGCATTGCTCAAGCCAAAACAGCTATATCAACGCGAAatcattattttgaaattgaaatcgttGATCCTGGCTCACATTGTTATATTGCCATTGGTTTGGCGCATAAAGACTATCCGAAGAGCCGTCATCCAGGTTGGAACAAAGGCTCCATTGCCTATCACGCCGACGATGGTAAAATATTTGCCGGCAGCGGTGTGGGTGCTCCATTTGGGCCCAAGTGTTATAAGGGTGATGTGATGGGATGCGGGATTTTGTTCCCCAAGAACTACGTATGCAAAAGTGACAGTGACGAGGAACTTGAGCAACAGAGCGGTTGTAAATTAGATGAGCGACCTGAAGGTGAGCGACGTCCAATTGGCCCAGTAACGGAAACTGTCCCATTAGGGATCCAAGACTATGCCAACTACTACTCTATTGCTGGTCTCGTTTGTGACTCTGGAgacgatgaagaggaagaggaagacgaTGAAAGGCTGAACGATCAAGGGCTGATTCAGTCTGGAGTTCAAGTTGAG ATATACTTCACCAGAAATGGAACACTAGTGGGCCGAAAGACCCTTCGGATTCCCAAGGGTGGGTTTTTCCCCACAATTGGTATGATGAGCTCCAATGAGAAAGTCAGAGTGGATCTGAAACCATTGACGGGCTAG